The bacterium BMS3Abin14 genome includes the window GGAAATGTCCCTGAAGTACCGGAGAAAGCAATCCCATTGGTCTGTGAGAGGTTATTACCATCGACGACACAGGACGAGATTACCGGAGAGGCGTTGGAAACCCAGATAGCGTAACCGTTCTCGGAAAAAACACTGCTGTCGATGGTCCCTGATCCGGACTGAGCGTAGATCCCGGCCCCGAACCCGGAGGGTAGTTGTTGCCCCTTGACCAGGGAGTCGCTGACATCGAAAACGGTGTCGTCGAGGAATACGCCACCGTGGTCAGTCGCTGTGGCGGACGACGCGTCGATCATGACTCCGGAGACGGTAACCTGGACAGTACCCCCTGTACCATTGGTGTCGTCTGCGTAAATTCCCCACCCTTCCTGTTTTTCGAGGAGGCAGTCGCCAAGTTCCAATTTTAAAGGACCGTTATCAGCGAGAAACACCCCTTTAGTTCCGCCGATGATCCGAAGATTCTTAAGGATGAGATCAGACCCTACGCTGAAGATGTATGAGGACCCGCTCGACGTGGCGAGCGCGGTCTGAGGGGTAGCATCGACTGCTGAGAACCCGTCCGCGGTCAGGGCTGTACCGTATCCGCTGCCGACAACCATGAGGTCCTTTGTGTTGGCCAGCACGGGGCCTACTGACGAACTGGTCCCGTAGGCTCCCCCGGTTCCCGAGCTGAGGTAAAGCACCGTTCCGGCGTTAGCGTAGAAACTCTCGAGAACGGCCGGGGTTGAAGAGACCGAAACCGAGGGGGCGGACCACAGTTGATCAGCCTCTGCGTTTCCGTCGTTGTCGGTGGCCCGGGTCCAGATGACGGGACCACCGGAGGACAGCTCCCCTGCCGTGGCGGCGTATAACCAGTCGAACCTCGAGTGGAGGGGGTCGTTAATAACCTCCGACCAGGTGGTCCCGCCGTCGAAGGATATCTCAACTTTGATCCCGACGGTATCGTCCGAGGCCGTCCCTCGGAAGGTGACGGTTTCCCCGGGGCCGTTCATGAAGATGTAGCTGGGAGGGTCTGTGAGGGTGGAGGTCGGGGGCGTTGTGTCTACGTAGGTGCCGCACCCTCCGAAGATGACGCCAAGGGCCAAGAGCATCGCAGGCCATATCCTGGAAACTGCCGATCGGTCCATTCTTACAGCCATTTCTCCATAGCCCTTTCTCCCCACAAGAAAATGTCTAAAGCCATCCAATTCCTACCATATCAACGTGTTGGAAACAAGGAATACATTTTTGAAATCAACTTCATTGCTGTTCGTCATTGCGAGGAGCGTCGAGTCACACCCAAGGCGTGATCGAGAGTGACGCGGCAATCCCAGACGAAGCTGAAACAGCACCCTCATGCTGTCTCATTGCTGCGGCGCCCTTCGGCCGCCCACGGGATCGCTTCGCACAGTATCGGCTCGCGATGACAGCCATCAACTCTCCGCGTCTGTTCTCCCACGCCCGTTCACTCCCGGACAGTTGTCCGGTATCCGGACGAATTCCAGCATTTTTGCCGGATCTGGATTTTCCGGAACTAAACCCCAATCCTACTTGGCACCGAATTTTCTTTTGAAATCAACGGGTTGTCAACAGCATCCCCGGATGGCACATACATTGCCCTATGTGTATGCAACCTGTGAACGACGAAAGGAGGAGAAGATGACATTGATGCGAAGAAAATCAGAAAAGGGCCAGGGGATGACCGAGTACATCATAATCGTCGCCCTGGTGGCGATCGCCGCAATAGCCGTAGTGGGTTATTTCGGGGACGTTGTGCGGAACCAGTTCTACAACATGACGGCCGCCCTGGCGGGCAGTTCATCCCACAGCGACACGGGCAAGTTCGCCAGAAAAGCGGAAAGGGAAAAGAACCAGAGGGGGCTGGGCGACTTCTCGCCCTCGGCCCATTGAGAGTGGTTACCGGTCTGATGGCGATCCATATTACCCCACTGGCAAGGCCGAACCCCTCGGAACAGGGACAGGGAGCGGTTGAGGCGATCCTCACCCTCCCTGTCTTTCTCGTCCTGGTCACGGTTCTTCTCCAGGGCGCTCTTCTGTGCATGGCGCAGGTCGTCGTCCAGTATGCGGCTTTTACCGCGGCGCGTACGGGAGCGGTATGGAACGGCGATGTGGATCAGATGACGACCGCCGCAGGCAGGGTCCTGCTGCCCATGACCGGGCGAGTATTCACAGGCAAACATATCTTTAAGGTGGAAGTCATTTCGTCGGAGGCTGCCGGAAAACCGTCCGGGAAACCCGATGCCGGTGCGAAAAATACGGACAGGCTATTGAGGGTTCGGGTGACATGGAACTACCCCCTGATGCTCCCTCTGGCCGGCCGCCTGCTTAACCGTGGCGTCCTGACGTCGTCGGTGACACGCCCCTCACTTCCCCTCACAGCCACGTGGACGCTTCCAATGGAACCGCTCCGGATTCCCTGGGACACAGAAGGAAACAGACATGCGCGTTCATGAAAGCCGCTCCGGGCAGGCCATGGTCCTCGGGATCGTTTTCCTGTCCATCGGAGTCATCCTCCTTCTGGGGCTGTTCCGCCTGTCCCTGGTCGTAAGGGACAAGATCCGGCTCCAACTCACCGCCGACCTGGCCCTCAAATCCGCCCTTAACGCGGAGGCCAACGGACTGAATGCCATAGCCATGGCAAACAGGGCCATGCTTTCGGACGACGCCCTGGCGGCACAGGTCAATACCCTCGTGAGCGAGACAACCTTCTACCGCAGGCTCATTGACGGTTTTGGCCGAATCATCCGATTTATCCCAGGCGGCGGCCTTGCCTTCTCGGTGGCTCTCGGCAGGGGCGGCAGGGCCGTGGAAGCTCTGGCCCGAAGAGGCGCGCGGATACTGATCCCGGTCGCACGGATCCATCGGACCGTTATCGGTTCCGAGCAACGTCTGGTCCGCGCATCCCTCCCCTTCGTGACCCTGAGAGCAGCCGGATTGTCCGCCTCGGAAAACTTCCCCGGAAGCTCAATCTCGCCTGTTTCCCAAGCGTTTTTGTTAAAACAGGCCCGATCGGTGTCATCAGGCATGGCTCCCCTACCCGGAAGCGACACGACGCGGATAATACGCGCGACCTTAAACCCCCACACCCTGAGGAGAAACTGGAGAATCAGTTTGGGAGCCATATCGCTTCCCGTCAAGAAGAGGGGTGGAACTTGGGTACTTCCTGATGACTTCGCGGCTTTCGACCAGTTAAAGGTCAAAAGGTTCAGACACCTTCACTGGTCATGGAAAACGGTTCTGTCCTCGGGCAGCCGGGCATCCGGGTTCGGCTACCGTTCCCATAGCAGGACACTGAATATCTCCAGGGGAAACTTTATCCCCGGCCTGACTCTGCTGATGGAATCACAGGCCCCTCATTTTTCAGAGGGTCTCTCCGGCTACGAAAAAAAGCTCTACGCCGTCAGTTCGGGGGAGATCTATTACGAACGTCCGGGGAAACCCGAGGAGAGGACCAACCTTTTCAACCCATTCTGGAGGTCCCGCCTGATACCTGTGTCCAGGGAAACCACAGCGCGCCACCTGGTTCCGAGGCTGATTCTAAAGGAGATAAGGCATTGAATTACCGTGCATTCAACTCGTGCCGGCGAGGGCAGGCCCTCATCGAATTCATCGTCGTCATTCCGGTTCTCGTTCTTCTGATGGCCGCATCCTGGACCATGCTGGCGTACCAGGCCTTTCCCGTATGGATAGACGAGTTTCTGAGCCTCGGGATGTCCATCCCCAACAGCGGGCAGATTTACAGGGAACTCGCCGGGACCCATGTAAATTCCATGATCCCACCTTACCCCTCCGGGGATGACTTCCATTGGAAAACCGGGATAAGCAGCCCGATCAAGTTTCCCCCGCCCCTTTCCAACGCTTACCCGGGGAAGTTTTTCAAAGCGCAAATAACCCTCGATCCCGCCCGCATGGTTCGGGAGAGTGTGCCGTTTTCGGGACTTCTTCCCTCTGACCCAGCGCCTTCGGATCGGGGTCTTACATATCTGGCATCGCCCACATATGAGGACGGAGACGTCAAGGGTGCGCTGGAGAAAATAATTTCAGGCGGTGTAAGAACCGGGGCTTTGATAAGAGCGCTTCGCCGAATCGGTATCGACCCGGTTCACCTGAATCTCAACGCGCTGCCAACCCCGACCGTGTCAGCAGGGAGCAGCCATGGGAATTAATCGCGATACGGGACAATCCCTGGTTGAAACCATTGTCGTCACGACCCTCGTCGCCATGGGAATAGCTGCCCTGTCCGCGAGCATATCAGGTGTCTTTGAAAAGTCCCTGCGGATCATTATCGCCATCATTTCATCACCCATCCCCTGAATGGAGGCAGGAATGAAACGCAGAACAACCATCATTATCATTTCGGGCATGATCGGCATCCTGGTCGGGACCGGGTACATGATGAAAATCCAGGCTATCAGGAACCGGATCACCGGCATCCAGGAAACCGTTCAGGTCCTCACCACGAGAAACCCCCTCTCCATCGGAGACACGCTGAGCGGGGAGAACCTTTCGGCAACCGGGTTCCCCAAAGCTCATCTTCCAAAACGGGCGATCCTCGCGGCCGACATGGAGCTTATCAACGGCAGGACCCTCATTCATCCTGTCCCGCAGGGAGACCCGATTCTCTGGACGGATCTGCCCGAGGGGCCCAGGATCCACTACCCTACGGAAAGGATCCCGTCCGGGCTCCGTGCCATGGCTCTTCCCGCCGGCGAGGTCCAGACCCTGGCGCATCTGCTTTCGCCGGGAGACAGGGTCGACATGTTGTGGACCCGCTTCGTGGACGGGTCGGCTCAACCCACCAGCGTCATTTTAGGGGAATCGGTTCCCATACTTGCCGTGGGCAATTGGATTCGCCCGGAAAGACCGGACCGGTTGGGGGATGATTTCCCCTCCTCCATCACCCTGATGGTCGACCGGAAACTGGCGCTGAAGGTTGCTTCAGCCATGCAAAACGGCCAGATAACGCTCATCGCCAGGACGCGGGGAGACTACCGATGAACCGGCCGGGCTGCATTCTTACAGTAGTGGCCATCGGCGCATTGCTGGCGTCACCGGGAGTGGGAATGGCAGGGGAGCAGAACCCTGACGGTGAGGCGATCTTCAGACAGGAGCCGGTGGACAATCCGGTTCCGAGGGGAGGGCCGACAGACCCCTCGCAGGCCCTCCATTCCCTGCGGGACATCGAGAATCTCAGGATCAACAGCTTTCCGGGAGGCGCCGTCCTTCAGGGAGAACTCCTTTCCCCTGAAGATCTTCGCCGCGTTCAGGAGGTGTCAAGATCCATCAACGGGATAATCAATCTATGCACACTTCACCGGAACGCCCTCCAGGTGGCCGCGGAATTTATAGGATCCGCCATGGCGGCCATAGGGATCAAGGGCCTGGACATGACTGTCGTAGGTGAAAGCCTGTTTCTCAGCGGCACCCCTGCATCCTCCGATGACGTGGCACGGGTCGGGAAAATATGCCAGGCATACAACCTTCCATTCATCGACGGGACACGCAAAGGGGTCATCAACCCGAGGATGGTCACCTTCGAGGTCAGCTTCACGGAGATAAACCGCACCGCGCTCAAGGAATTGGGGGTTCGGTGGCCGGCGGCCCTTTCCTTCAGTGATCCGTCGGGATTCAGGCTGGGCCGGCTGCTGCCCGGCAGCGCCATGGAAATGACTGTCAATCTCTTTGTGGAAGAGGGCAAAGCGCGCATCATCTCCAAGCCAAGGATCGTCTGCAGATCGGGCGAGAAAGCATCGTTCCTGGCCGGTGGTGAGATCCCCATCCCCAGAACCGATGCCGACGGCAATGTATCCGTAACATGGAAACACTACGGGATAATCCTCGAGGTTGCTCCGGAGGTTTCAGCTGACGGGCGCATCAATGTACTCGTAACCTCGGAGGTCAGCACCATTGATCAGGCGAACTCGGTGGAAGGCATACCGGGGATCCTCACGAGAAAGATCTCCACATCGCTGAGCCTCGTGGCAAATCAGACCGTCGTCCTGTCCGGGCTGGTCAATACCGATGACGCCCTCAAGATCAGAAAAACTCCGTTCCTCGGCGACATACCGATCCTCGGTGAATTGTTCAAATCAAGAAGTTTTCAGAGGAGGGAGACGGAACTGGTCGTCTTCCTGACACCCCGGTTGGCCGGAAGCGAAGGCCCCGACGGGACGGGCGGCAGATTGGCTGCCGACCTCTCCGAGGACCAATTGCCTTCCCCCGATGCCTTCCAATGATGAGAGGAGAAAATGATGAAAAGATCAATAACCGGAAAGAAAGTTTTCACCGTCGCCCTTCTGTTGCTGGCCTTCATGGCGGTCCTCGCCGCACCCACGGTCGTCTCAGCTGCGTCCCAGGATGGTTCAAGGCTTAATATCAACACCGCTTCCGTGGAACAGTTTACCGCGCTTCCGGGCCTCGGGACCATCAAGGCCCAATCCATCGTAGATTTCAGAACGGAGCACGGTCCATTTGCCTCCGTTGATGACCTCATCCTGGTGTCGGGCATCGGGAACAAACTTGTGAACAGGGTCAGGGAATTGGTCACAGCCAATTCGAATTAAACATGCATTGGGGGGGCAGGGGTTTCCCTGTCCCCCTCGGGCGGAGGAGCCGAAATGAACCTTATTGCCACCTTTCAGACACCCATGGAGGAGAACAGAATAATACGGATCACCGGAGATCGGGTCGAGATTGGACGAGATTCCGAATCGGACATATGTCTGGACCACCCCTCGGTATCGAGAAAACACGCCTGCATCAGCATCGTGGAGGGCAAGTCCTTCTTTTCCCTTAAAGATCGTGGAAGCGCCAACGGAACGTACGTGGACGGCATGATGATTGACGATGCGGAAATTCTCCACGGCGACCAGGAGGTGAGGATCGGTCCATTCCGCTTTCGGATATGCCATTCGCCGGAGACATCCATTCCCGGGGAAGAGAGGATGCCTGCCGAGGGTTTGACGCGTGAAAACGAGAGGGAAATAATGATGGAGGCCATAAATTCTCTCCCGAAAATACTTGACTCCGAGACCGGAAAGGACGGGGGCGATGACAGGGAACTGGCCTCGCGCGCGGAGAAGCATCTCTATCCCCGGATTCTTGGACTCCTCCCACCTCACGCCGATCCGAAAATGGCGGATGACCTGACAAAAAAAGCCCTGACGCACGCCATGGGTCTCGGTCCGCTCCACGACTGGTTGAATGATCCTTCCATAGACGAGATCATGGTGAACGGCCTGGAAGGCGTCTACCTGGAAAGTGGGGGGAAACTCACCAGAAGGGACCCTGTTTTCTCCGATGAACATTCATTGATGCGGGTCATAGACCGCATCCTCGCTCCGTTGGGACGCAGGGTGGATGAATCCACACCATACATGGACGGCAGGCTCCCCGACGGCTCCCGGATCAACGTCATCATCCCCCCCGTTTCACTCATGGGCCCCGTTCTCACCATAAGGAAATTCCCGGCCGAGAGGCTTGACATTGAAAAGCTGGTTGAGTTGGGATCACTGACGCAGGATGCGACGGAGATGCTCGCGTCGGCGGTACACTCCAGGACGAACATCCTGATTTCCGGAGGGACCGGGACCGGCAAGACCACCCTGCTCAATTGCCTTGCCTCCTTCATTCCGGAAGACGAACGCATTATCACCATAGAGGACACGGCCGAACTGGACCTGCACCAGGACCACGTTATCCGGTTGGAGACACGCCCCCCCAACGTGGAGGGCCTGGGGGAAATACCAGCCAGGGATCTCGTAAAGAACAGCCTTCGCATGAGGCCCGACAGGATCATCGTGGGTGAATGCCGGGGAGGTGAGGCCATGGATATGCTCCAGGCCATGAATACCGGCCATGACGGGTCTATGACCACGTGCCACGCCAACTCCCCGCGTGACGCCCTCAAAAGGATCGAGATAATGGCCATGATGGCCGGGCTGGACATCCCCTACCGCGCCATCCGGGAGCAGGTCACATCCGCTATCCAGCTGGTCATTCAGATCAGCAGGTCCCCGGAAGGACGGAGAATTGTGAGCAGCATAACCGAGGTGGACCGTCTCGAGGGCGATCAGATCCTTACTCAGGACATTTTTACATTCCGCAAGGACAGTGGATCCAACGAACTGCGGCCGACAGGTATGATCCCCTCTTTTTCCCCACAAAAGGACCGGAAACGCGCATCCTTTGAGGTGGCAGGGAGGATTATCAAGTGACCGCTGCCGACCTTGCCGTCTCCATGATATGCGGTATCTCAGTGGGCATCCCGGCGGCCATGCTCTTTGCCGGGATCAGACCGAGGGAAAAGGGTGATAAACGTTTCAGTCATCTCGGGGAAAAGCGGCTGGAACGCAGGCTTCCTGAGACGCTTGAACGGATAGCCTCAGGCCTTTCCGCGGGGCATAGCCTCCAGCAGTCCCTGGAAACCGTGACACGGCCGGCAGACCACCCTCTGGCCCCCATCTTCTCCCAGGTCCTTACCCGGATGAAGGCCGGACAATCCCTGGATGATGCCCTGGTAAATGTCGCAGGGCTCTTTGGACGACGATCAATTCCCCTCGTACTGCACAGCATGGCAAGCGCCCACCGGTCGGGTTCCAATCTCGTTGAGTCCTTACATCTTCTGGCCAGGATCTCCCGGGACAGAGAGGCGCTGCGCGGGAAAATCGCCGCCATGTCCGCCCAGGGCCGGCTCCAGGGGATAGTCCTGTGCCTGGTCCCGCTGCTCTTTCTCGCCGGGCTGTTCCTGGTCAGCCCGCAAAGCCTGTTTCCGGTCCTGCGAAGCCCCCTCGGCCGGAAAATTCTGCTGCTTTCCCTTGTGCTGCAGGGTTTCGGAGCCGCATTCATCTTCAGGATGGTTCATAAGGAGGTTTTCTGATGCATCCTCAGGATATAATGGCCGCAATCGCCGTGGCCGCCGGGGCAGGCACACTCGCTTTCATCGTCCCCAGGGCAAAAAACCGCCTGTTCGCGGCAATTCTGACGGTATTCCTGGCCGCGGCAATCGTATGGTCCCTCCCCCGCGGCAAGGCCACCCTTTTATTCATCCTGCCTATAGCATTCCTCCTGTATTTTGCCATCGGAAGATCGCGCAGGCATCGCAGAAGGGAGCTGCTCCGGCGGGACCTGCCGACCATGCTCGATTCTCTTGTCCTGGGTGTCGAGGCCGGCCACGCATTGATACCTGCCCTCATGGGCAGCGCTGAAATCCTGGGCGAAAAAAGCCCACTGACCGCCGAGATCAACCGGCTCAAACATGACGTTGAACTGGGGGCGTCCCACCCGGAGGCTATCGACAGGATGAGGGAACGCCTGGGACTGTCCACGGCTGACGCGGCCCTGGGGGCTATCTCACAGGCGCTCTTACTGGGAACCCCCATTGGGCGGACGCTCAAGGAACAGTCGGGCAGGATCAGGGAAAGCCTTATCCTGGAGGGGGAACAGTTCGCGAACACACTCTCCGTAAAGCTTCTGATCCCCCTGCTTCTCTTCATCTTTCCCGCGTCTTTTCTCGTCATCCTCAGTCCCATAATTGTAACCCTGATAGGGGGACAGCCATGGTAGAGGCCATCGACACACGGTCCGGCGCCGTCATTATCCGGGACCTTGATATTCGGTGCGGTTTCAGGGGAAGATTAAGGGGGTTCATGTTCAGCAGACGGCCTGAAGACGGGACCGCCATTTTGCTTCTGCACACGGGACGCGTACACACAGTATGGATGAGGTTTTCGCTGGACCTGTATTTTTTCGATGCATCCATGAGGTTTCTCGGCTCAACACGGGCAGTGGAGCCTTTCCGGCTCCCGTCATCGCCCCGCGGCTGCCGGCACATCCTGGAGGTCCCGCACATGCCGGACCACCCTCCGCTAAAGTTAGCGTTGGGAGACCGGCTGTCTATTGTCATCAGATCAGTCATAAGGACATCCACGGAGCACTGTCGGCCATGACCCCTTGCATCGTAACTATTCGCGGCGGAAAGAAACGGCGGCGCTTTTTCTTTTTAACCGGCTCCTTCTCCATTGGGATAGGCAACGATGACGACCTGATTATCTGTGACCCGGCGTTTTCTGATGAGAGCATAAGCGTTGTCGACGGAAAGGTAGTCCACGGGCCATTCGACACCGAAAATGGGACTATCCACATTACATGCCTGAAACTCAGATTCCTCCTGCCCACAGCCATTGTCCTGGCCGCCCTCCTCTTTGCCGGACCATTTCTCAGCCGGAACGCCCTCTCCTCTCAGGCTCGCCACGATCTGACTACTCAGCCGTCAGGCAGGATCACTCCGGCGAGACCCCGGGGAGCCCGCGATGTCCGTGTTGCAGCCGGTTTGCCGAAAGCGAAGGAAGGAGACGCCACCGGGAGGCGGATGGCGAACATTCGATCCGTCCTTGACGACCCCATGGCGGGCGGACGGGAAATCTCGCGATATTATCTCATGTTGAGATCCGGGCTCCCGGGAGGCGGGGACGTTGATTCAGCCAAGCAGATGGAGTCGATAAGAGCCACAGTGGAGGGGAGAATGCAGATCCTTTTACGCAGGGCCGTGATTAAAAGCAGATCTCTCATTGCTTCCGGCCAGATTTCCATGGCCATGGATGAGATGGACCGCCTCAAGGACTGGGTCCCAGCAGCATGGGTGTACGGAAGAAAGGAACTTGATGAAGCGGAAGGCATGTTCTACTGACACCGCGCCGGGGTCGCTTCCCTCTCTCATTTTATTGGCCAGAGCCGGGAAGGCTATCTCGATTCACAGGCCTGAGGGGAATACAATACGTTTGGGCCGGTCGTCCGCCAGCCAGATCCGGGTGAACGATCCCCACTTTCCACGCTTCGCCGGAGAGGTCATCCTGAGACCAACCCCGCTTTTTCGCACACCGGCACGCGGACAGGAGAAAAGCCGGCTGCAATTGATAACGCCCGGCCATCCCATCACGCTTTCGCCCTACAAACTGTTGATCCTGGAAGAGGGGCAGGTTTTCCGTAATCGAAAAAAGACTTTCCTGAAGAAGCTGAAGATCACGCGACATCTGAAACCAATATCGTTTGTAACGGCTGCCATGATGGTTTTCGCGCTCACTGCCGTCGGGCTTCATCAACGCGACGGCACCAAAAATCATGATCAAGCGGCTGTGACAGTTCCATTTGACATCGTACATCGGAAACAGTTCACGGCGGATAAATCGCGGGATGAGGGCAAGGCAGCTGCACCGGTTCATAGAAAATCGGCCACCCGGCCGAAGAACGCCCCTGTTAAAACAGAACCGCGCCGTCACAGTCCCTCACGCCGCCCCCCGGGGCATATAGAGGAAGCCAGCTTCGCCAGGATCCTCAAACAGGCGGAAAAACGGCTATCGAAATACGACGCGCCCGGCGCCGGGAAGCTGATCACCCCCCTATTATCCCTGCTGTCGACAGGGCAGCGCAATGCTGCGATCCAAGCCCTGAATCCCTATGCGGAGGAGATTTTCCAGAAGGCCTACATCCTGAAGCCGTTTCGCAGGGAAGAGAGCGACAGAATGATGCGTGAACTGGCGCTATGCGGCCTCGGTTTGCTGCCCGGTGTTCGAAAAGCCGAAGGTTTTTACAAGTTAACCCGGCGCATGGGTAAGAGGGCAACTGGGAAAAAGCTTTAAATTCATCCTGTGAACGAGTGCCTGGATGAATTTGCTGTCATTGCGAGCATAAGAAGGAGACATTCCTTACTCTTCCTCCCCCTTGAGGGGGGAGGACCAGAGGTGGGGGTGAAAGGTTTGAGTGACGCGGCAATCCCGTGCGGTTGACTAGATCGCTTCGCAAAGTACCTGCTCGCGATGACATGAGTGGCGTTGCTTTAGCGAAGGCGGAAGGGAGCGGGCGTGAGACCGTCTTTGACTTTCCCTGCGGCAGTCTAGTTATCCGGGCACGACCGGTCCCTTATGATCTCCAGGAGCCTTTTTTTTGCACGGAAGATCCTTACCTTGACCAGGTTCAGGCTGATCCCGAGAACATCCGCGATCTCCCGGTAGGAAAGGTCCTGAAAATAGCAGAGGATAATGGCGGTCCTGTATTTCTCCGGCAGGAGGGCGATGGATTCCTCCATAAACATCCTCTCCTCCATCTGTATGGATATGTGGGATGGGTCCTTCAGGTGGAGAGCGCCGTCATCCCTGACGATAGCGCCGGGGGGAACTTCATCCATGGACACGGTTTTCCCCCTTTTCATCCTGCGGTATTCGTCGATGCAGATGTTTTTGGCAATGCTGTATATCCATGTAGAGAACTTCTTCCTGGGATCATACCGCTTGATAAACCGAAATACCCTCAGGAACGTCTCCTGGGTGAGTTCCGCAGCCAGGTCCTCGTTCCTGAAAAACTGATATGTGAAGTTGAATATCCTGTTCTGGTAGGCAGACACCAGCTCTGTGAAGGCGTCCCTGTCGCCCTTTTGAATCCTTACCGCAAGGTCGCTGTCATTTATATCCGGAGCAGATAACACGACGGTTCCCTAATACTCAGCGGCCGGATGACACGAGTTACACAATGCCGTGTATTCAATCTTCGGGTGAATAGCCTGCGGGGCCGTATTTGTTCCCCGGGCAATTTTCAACATGTAAACCCCTCCCGGCAAAGCAGCCCCGTGAGGTAAATGACAGGACTGGCAGTTTATCAGGTTGTTCATGGTATATGAAGCGGAAGTCTCGCCGGGCATGAGATGATCCGAGTAGATAGTGGAGAATTTGGCCGTGTCGGCGTCAAGCAGAGGATGCGTTGCGCCCCCTCCAACCGTGGCAGGGGCCTCGCCGTGGCATCCAGTGCAAAGATACTCCTCAGAGTAGCCCGGGGCCCACTCAACATCCTCCCCGGCCGGGGCAAGCAGATAGTGGGAAAGCTGCTCGGCCCCATCCAGGATCGGCCCGATATCGTGGCACGAAAGACAGGTTACTACGCCTGGAAGTTCGCCTTCACCACCATAATAGGAATATTTCAGGCTGGCAGGCCACTGGTCCCGTTTGAGCGGCGGGTCGCCAACATCATACGTGGAAGGCAGAGTGGGATCTCCCATGAAATGGCTGACTCCCAAGCGGTGGCAACCGGCACACAACATGGTTCCCTTGTCTACAAGGATGGGAATGTAATCCACCTCTTTGCGGCGGTACCCGGCGTTGTGGGCCCTGTGGCAAAGGCCGCAGTACACCGTACCCGGCTGCAACTGACTACCGTAGATAAAACCCAGGTTCGAATTCCCCAGTGGGATGGCGATCGTCGACCCGGCCAGGGAACTTTTGTCCCACTCATTGTAACCGTGATGTCCCTCCGGCGGCAGGCGGTGACATATCTCACAGAAGGAGTTTATGCCTGAGTCATTGCGGATCGTGTCGCTTATT containing:
- a CDS encoding TadE-like protein, which codes for MRVVTGLMAIHITPLARPNPSEQGQGAVEAILTLPVFLVLVTVLLQGALLCMAQVVVQYAAFTAARTGAVWNGDVDQMTTAAGRVLLPMTGRVFTGKHIFKVEVISSEAAGKPSGKPDAGAKNTDRLLRVRVTWNYPLMLPLAGRLLNRGVLTSSVTRPSLPLTATWTLPMEPLRIPWDTEGNRHARS
- the pilQ_3 gene encoding type IV pilus biogenesis and competence protein PilQ precursor; amino-acid sequence: MNRPGCILTVVAIGALLASPGVGMAGEQNPDGEAIFRQEPVDNPVPRGGPTDPSQALHSLRDIENLRINSFPGGAVLQGELLSPEDLRRVQEVSRSINGIINLCTLHRNALQVAAEFIGSAMAAIGIKGLDMTVVGESLFLSGTPASSDDVARVGKICQAYNLPFIDGTRKGVINPRMVTFEVSFTEINRTALKELGVRWPAALSFSDPSGFRLGRLLPGSAMEMTVNLFVEEGKARIISKPRIVCRSGEKASFLAGGEIPIPRTDADGNVSVTWKHYGIILEVAPEVSADGRINVLVTSEVSTIDQANSVEGIPGILTRKISTSLSLVANQTVVLSGLVNTDDALKIRKTPFLGDIPILGELFKSRSFQRRETELVVFLTPRLAGSEGPDGTGGRLAADLSEDQLPSPDAFQ
- the comEA gene encoding comE operon protein 1; amino-acid sequence: MKRSITGKKVFTVALLLLAFMAVLAAPTVVSAASQDGSRLNINTASVEQFTALPGLGTIKAQSIVDFRTEHGPFASVDDLILVSGIGNKLVNRVRELVTANSN
- a CDS encoding putative conjugal transfer protein/MT3759; amino-acid sequence: MNLIATFQTPMEENRIIRITGDRVEIGRDSESDICLDHPSVSRKHACISIVEGKSFFSLKDRGSANGTYVDGMMIDDAEILHGDQEVRIGPFRFRICHSPETSIPGEERMPAEGLTRENEREIMMEAINSLPKILDSETGKDGGDDRELASRAEKHLYPRILGLLPPHADPKMADDLTKKALTHAMGLGPLHDWLNDPSIDEIMVNGLEGVYLESGGKLTRRDPVFSDEHSLMRVIDRILAPLGRRVDESTPYMDGRLPDGSRINVIIPPVSLMGPVLTIRKFPAERLDIEKLVELGSLTQDATEMLASAVHSRTNILISGGTGTGKTTLLNCLASFIPEDERIITIEDTAELDLHQDHVIRLETRPPNVEGLGEIPARDLVKNSLRMRPDRIIVGECRGGEAMDMLQAMNTGHDGSMTTCHANSPRDALKRIEIMAMMAGLDIPYRAIREQVTSAIQLVIQISRSPEGRRIVSSITEVDRLEGDQILTQDIFTFRKDSGSNELRPTGMIPSFSPQKDRKRASFEVAGRIIK
- a CDS encoding bacterial type II secretion system protein F domain protein is translated as MTAADLAVSMICGISVGIPAAMLFAGIRPREKGDKRFSHLGEKRLERRLPETLERIASGLSAGHSLQQSLETVTRPADHPLAPIFSQVLTRMKAGQSLDDALVNVAGLFGRRSIPLVLHSMASAHRSGSNLVESLHLLARISRDREALRGKIAAMSAQGRLQGIVLCLVPLLFLAGLFLVSPQSLFPVLRSPLGRKILLLSLVLQGFGAAFIFRMVHKEVF
- a CDS encoding bacterial type II secretion system protein F domain protein, which codes for MHPQDIMAAIAVAAGAGTLAFIVPRAKNRLFAAILTVFLAAAIVWSLPRGKATLLFILPIAFLLYFAIGRSRRHRRRELLRRDLPTMLDSLVLGVEAGHALIPALMGSAEILGEKSPLTAEINRLKHDVELGASHPEAIDRMRERLGLSTADAALGAISQALLLGTPIGRTLKEQSGRIRESLILEGEQFANTLSVKLLIPLLLFIFPASFLVILSPIIVTLIGGQPW
- the sigW gene encoding ECF RNA polymerase sigma factor SigW, whose amino-acid sequence is MLSAPDINDSDLAVRIQKGDRDAFTELVSAYQNRIFNFTYQFFRNEDLAAELTQETFLRVFRFIKRYDPRKKFSTWIYSIAKNICIDEYRRMKRGKTVSMDEVPPGAIVRDDGALHLKDPSHISIQMEERMFMEESIALLPEKYRTAIILCYFQDLSYREIADVLGISLNLVKVRIFRAKKRLLEIIRDRSCPDN